Proteins from a single region of Amorphus orientalis:
- a CDS encoding DMT family transporter, with product MSAHGTAAATDSGTDTENRASVLIGVAAALATVLAWAGWIVGTRFAATAELPLAWVGLFRFIVPTLVLAPFWIRMGPLPKGVPLWLLALVVVGSGAPFFAVVAAGLQFAPVAEAGVLLPGTMGLWVALLSKLILKERFGRDRVIGLALAAFGVVLIAAPVFLAGHGASGTGRLLLPVGALMWAVYTLAYRRTGLPPLAAAGIACFWSTVMTLPVALWTGVGPLLSHPRDEILIQLFVQGVSSGLIALVGYGIAVSRLGGSRAAAFSSLAPALAALIAIPALGEIPAPIVAVGVAVTVAGVALSSGALRGVVARLVRSGR from the coding sequence ATGTCGGCCCATGGCACTGCCGCCGCAACGGATTCCGGGACGGACACGGAGAACCGGGCAAGCGTCCTGATCGGTGTGGCGGCGGCGCTTGCGACCGTGCTCGCGTGGGCCGGCTGGATCGTCGGCACCCGCTTCGCCGCGACGGCCGAGCTTCCGCTCGCCTGGGTCGGGCTGTTCCGGTTCATCGTGCCGACACTGGTGCTGGCGCCGTTCTGGATCCGGATGGGACCGCTGCCCAAGGGCGTTCCGCTGTGGCTGCTTGCGCTCGTCGTCGTCGGCAGCGGCGCGCCGTTCTTCGCGGTCGTCGCGGCGGGGCTGCAGTTCGCCCCGGTCGCGGAGGCAGGCGTGCTCCTGCCGGGAACGATGGGGCTCTGGGTGGCGCTCCTCTCCAAGCTGATCCTCAAGGAACGGTTCGGCCGCGACCGGGTGATCGGACTGGCGCTGGCGGCGTTCGGTGTCGTGCTGATCGCAGCGCCCGTCTTCCTGGCCGGACACGGGGCGTCCGGAACTGGGCGGCTGCTGTTGCCCGTAGGCGCACTGATGTGGGCCGTGTACACGCTGGCCTACCGCCGGACCGGGCTGCCGCCGCTGGCGGCTGCCGGCATCGCCTGTTTCTGGTCGACGGTGATGACGCTCCCGGTCGCGCTCTGGACTGGGGTCGGTCCGCTACTTTCGCATCCCCGCGACGAGATCCTGATCCAGCTCTTCGTCCAGGGCGTCTCGTCAGGGCTGATCGCGCTGGTCGGCTATGGAATCGCGGTGTCGCGCCTCGGCGGGTCGCGGGCCGCGGCTTTCTCCTCGCTGGCGCCGGCCCTTGCGGCCCTGATCGCGATTCCGGCGCTCGGGGAGATCCCGGCCCCGATTGTGGCTGTCGGCGTAGCGGTCACCGTGGCGGGGGTGGCGCTCTCCAGCGGTGCGCTCCGGGGCGTGGTGGCGCGGCTCGTGCGATCCGGACGGTGA
- a CDS encoding Lrp/AsnC family transcriptional regulator: MTALDAIDLRILAALQDDARITNAALADKVGLSASPCLRRVRQLEEAGLIAGYRAVLDRVRMGFGLTVFVEIKVAHHSRDNAAGLETALAAMPEVVACHMVSGEADFLAEVVVPDLAAYEQLLTDRLLTLPMVEDIRSNFAIRTAKTNGALALPEG, from the coding sequence ATGACCGCTCTCGACGCGATCGACCTTCGAATCCTGGCCGCGCTTCAGGACGATGCGCGGATCACCAATGCCGCGCTCGCCGACAAGGTGGGGCTGTCCGCCTCGCCCTGCCTGCGCCGTGTCCGCCAGCTCGAAGAGGCGGGCCTGATCGCGGGCTACCGCGCCGTGCTCGATCGGGTGCGTATGGGATTCGGCCTCACCGTTTTCGTCGAGATCAAGGTGGCGCACCACAGCCGCGACAACGCCGCGGGCCTGGAAACGGCGCTCGCCGCAATGCCGGAAGTGGTCGCCTGCCACATGGTGTCGGGCGAGGCCGATTTCCTGGCCGAGGTGGTGGTCCCCGACCTTGCGGCCTACGAGCAACTCCTCACCGATCGGCTTCTCACGCTGCCGATGGTCGAGGACATCCGCTCCAATTTCGCCATCCGCACGGCGAAGACGAACGGCGCGCTCGCACTGCCGGAGGGCTGA
- a CDS encoding YebC/PmpR family DNA-binding transcriptional regulator, whose protein sequence is MAGHSQFKNIMYRKGAQDAKRSKVFSKLAREITVAAKTGQPDPEANPRLRLAIQNARAENMPKDNIERAIKKAAGGDSENYETVRYEGYGPAGVAVLVEALTDNRNRTASNVRAAFSKHGGALGETGSVAFMFDHMGEIVYSPEAGDAEAIMEAAIEAGAEDVQSDDNGHVIVCAFEDLNDVSTALQDQLGEATSVKPIWRPQTMSPVDEDKAETLMKLISVLDDDDDVQAVFANFEISDEVLQKLTAA, encoded by the coding sequence ATGGCCGGACATTCCCAGTTTAAGAACATCATGTACCGCAAGGGCGCTCAGGATGCGAAGCGCTCCAAGGTTTTCTCCAAGCTTGCCCGCGAAATCACCGTGGCGGCCAAGACCGGCCAGCCCGATCCCGAGGCGAACCCGCGACTGCGCTTGGCCATCCAGAACGCGCGCGCGGAAAACATGCCGAAGGACAACATCGAGCGGGCCATCAAGAAGGCCGCCGGCGGCGACAGCGAGAACTACGAGACCGTGCGCTACGAGGGCTACGGTCCCGCCGGCGTCGCTGTGCTGGTGGAAGCGCTGACCGACAATCGCAACCGCACCGCCAGCAACGTCCGTGCCGCGTTCTCCAAGCATGGCGGTGCGCTGGGCGAGACCGGGTCCGTGGCCTTCATGTTCGATCACATGGGCGAGATCGTCTATTCGCCCGAGGCGGGCGACGCCGAGGCGATCATGGAGGCGGCGATCGAGGCGGGTGCCGAGGACGTCCAGTCCGACGACAATGGCCACGTCATCGTCTGCGCTTTTGAAGACCTCAACGACGTGTCCACCGCGCTTCAGGATCAGCTCGGCGAAGCGACCTCGGTGAAGCCGATCTGGCGCCCGCAGACCATGTCGCCGGTCGATGAGGACAAGGCGGAGACGCTGATGAAGCTGATCTCGGTCCTCGACGACGACGACGACGTCCAGGCGGTGTTCGCCAACTTCGAGATCTCCGACGAAGTTCTGCAGAAGCTGACGGCCGCTTAG
- a CDS encoding alpha/beta fold hydrolase gives MTNLTPHSIVIGGHRIAYGIEGTGAPVILLHGTPAFSHIWRNVAPPLVAAGHRVFVYDLLGFGRSERPADPSVDTSVTAQVPVLLDLMEAWSLDRAHIVAHDIGGAIAQRLAVFHPERIISLTLIDNVSFDSWPSPRTRQQIAAGLDALISAPDAEHRAHTRSWLESAITNPDRLSDGTIDAYLEMISGPVGQSSLYQHQIAHYDPKHTMEVVPHFHKLADMPVQILWGEKDAWQDVAWAHRMHEAIPGSSLEVIEGGGHFVMENDPDLIADRIIAFTDAHPG, from the coding sequence ATGACGAACCTCACGCCCCACTCCATCGTGATCGGCGGCCACCGCATCGCCTACGGGATCGAAGGGACCGGCGCCCCGGTCATCCTGCTGCACGGAACGCCGGCCTTTTCCCACATCTGGCGCAACGTGGCGCCGCCTCTGGTGGCGGCCGGACACCGTGTCTTCGTCTACGACCTGCTGGGCTTCGGTCGTTCGGAGCGGCCGGCCGATCCGTCCGTCGACACGTCGGTGACCGCCCAGGTTCCGGTTCTCCTGGACCTGATGGAGGCATGGAGCCTCGACCGCGCCCACATCGTCGCCCATGACATCGGCGGCGCAATCGCCCAGAGGCTCGCCGTCTTTCACCCCGAGCGGATCATCTCGCTGACGCTGATCGACAACGTCTCGTTCGACAGCTGGCCCTCGCCGCGGACCCGGCAGCAGATCGCCGCCGGGCTGGACGCCCTGATCTCCGCTCCCGACGCCGAACACCGCGCCCACACACGCTCCTGGCTGGAAAGCGCCATCACCAACCCGGACCGGCTGAGCGACGGGACGATCGACGCCTATCTGGAGATGATCTCAGGCCCTGTCGGACAGTCGAGCCTCTACCAGCACCAGATCGCCCACTACGACCCGAAGCACACGATGGAAGTCGTGCCGCATTTCCACAAGCTGGCCGACATGCCGGTCCAGATCCTGTGGGGCGAGAAGGACGCATGGCAGGACGTCGCCTGGGCCCACAGGATGCACGAGGCGATTCCGGGGTCGAGCCTGGAGGTGATCGAGGGCGGCGGCCATTTCGTCATGGAAAACGATCCCGATCTGATCGCCGATCGGATCATCGCGTTTACCGACGCGCATCCGGGGTGA
- the ruvC gene encoding crossover junction endodeoxyribonuclease RuvC: MEPHAIRILGIDPGLRRTGWGAIACKGNAVTFLGAGSVSSVATDDLATRLAAIHAGLEAIVRELDPHEAAVEQTFVNRDASATLKLGQARGVALLAPAQAGVPVAEYAPNQVKKTIIGVGHGDKKQIRMMVKVLLPKATFDSDDAADALAIALCHAQHREARVRAARLEEAAR, translated from the coding sequence ATGGAGCCACACGCGATTCGCATACTCGGCATCGACCCCGGCCTCCGGCGCACGGGCTGGGGCGCGATCGCCTGCAAGGGCAACGCCGTCACCTTTCTCGGCGCCGGTTCGGTGTCGTCCGTCGCGACCGACGATCTGGCGACCCGGCTTGCCGCCATCCATGCCGGCCTGGAGGCGATCGTGCGCGAGCTCGATCCGCATGAGGCGGCCGTAGAGCAGACCTTCGTCAACCGGGACGCCAGCGCCACCCTGAAGCTGGGCCAGGCCCGCGGGGTCGCCCTGCTCGCCCCGGCCCAGGCCGGGGTTCCGGTGGCCGAATACGCGCCGAACCAGGTGAAGAAGACCATCATCGGCGTGGGCCACGGCGACAAGAAGCAGATCCGGATGATGGTGAAGGTGCTTCTGCCCAAGGCGACGTTCGACAGCGACGATGCGGCCGATGCGCTCGCCATCGCGCTGTGCCACGCCCAGCACCGGGAGGCGCGGGTCCGCGCGGCCCGGCTCGAGGAGGCGGCGCGATGA
- the ruvA gene encoding Holliday junction branch migration protein RuvA, with product MIGRLKGVVEAIGDDAAIIDVHGVGYEVYCPARVLGNLPAAGEAVTLTIETVVREDMIRLYGFASETERQWFRLLQSVQGVGAKVALAVLGVLSGDELTEAIAIEDTRPIVRAPGVGKRVAERIVAELKDKVGSVMATGADLSFAATPVARRSADPEIADAVSALVNLGYAEPEVRKAVAKAREDGAANTAELIRTGLKTLSER from the coding sequence ATGATCGGGCGGCTGAAGGGCGTGGTGGAAGCGATCGGCGACGATGCCGCGATCATCGACGTGCACGGCGTCGGCTACGAGGTCTATTGCCCGGCCCGCGTTCTCGGCAACCTGCCGGCGGCCGGCGAAGCGGTCACGCTGACGATCGAGACGGTCGTGCGCGAGGACATGATCCGCCTTTACGGGTTTGCCAGCGAGACCGAGCGTCAGTGGTTCCGGCTGCTGCAGTCCGTTCAGGGCGTTGGCGCCAAGGTCGCGCTGGCGGTCCTGGGTGTGCTGTCGGGTGACGAACTCACCGAAGCGATCGCGATCGAGGACACCCGGCCCATCGTACGGGCGCCGGGCGTGGGCAAACGGGTTGCCGAACGCATCGTGGCGGAACTGAAGGACAAGGTCGGCAGCGTGATGGCGACGGGGGCGGACCTCAGCTTCGCCGCGACGCCGGTGGCCCGACGGTCGGCCGATCCGGAGATCGCCGACGCGGTATCGGCACTGGTCAATCTCGGCTATGCGGAGCCGGAGGTGCGCAAGGCCGTGGCGAAGGCGCGCGAGGACGGCGCCGCCAACACGGCGGAATTGATCCGCACCGGCCTCAAGACCCTTTCGGAGCGATGA
- the ruvB gene encoding Holliday junction branch migration DNA helicase RuvB, producing MSERLISADEREDDIEAPLRPQQLSDFVGQAAARANLEVFVKAAASRGEALDHVLLVGPPGLGKTTLAQIVARELSVNFRATSGPVIAKAGDLAALLTNLGERDVLFIDEIHRLSPAVEEILYPAMEDFQLDLIIGEGPAARSVRIDLAKFTLVGATTRLGLLTTPLRDRFGIPLRLEFYSVEELTSIVTRGASLMGMGVTPEGAVEIARRARGTPRIAGRLLRRVRDFAIVGGSDTIDRALADQSLTRLDVDSAGLDALDRRYMRVIAESFSGGPVGIETIAAALSEPRDAIEDIVEPYLIQQGFVQRTPRGRAMTPAAYAHLGLSPPARLPSEQIGLFGGSDG from the coding sequence ATGAGCGAGCGACTGATTTCCGCCGACGAACGCGAAGACGACATCGAGGCGCCGCTGCGCCCGCAGCAGCTGTCCGATTTCGTCGGCCAGGCGGCGGCCCGCGCCAACCTCGAGGTCTTCGTCAAGGCGGCCGCGTCACGCGGCGAGGCGCTCGATCACGTGCTGCTGGTCGGCCCGCCGGGGCTGGGCAAGACGACGCTCGCCCAGATCGTGGCGCGCGAGCTGTCGGTGAATTTCCGTGCGACGTCGGGCCCGGTCATCGCCAAGGCCGGCGACCTCGCGGCGCTGTTGACCAATCTCGGCGAGCGCGACGTGCTGTTCATCGACGAGATCCACCGGCTCTCGCCGGCCGTGGAGGAGATCCTCTACCCGGCCATGGAGGACTTCCAGCTCGACCTGATCATCGGCGAAGGTCCGGCGGCGCGCTCCGTCCGGATCGATCTGGCGAAATTCACCCTGGTCGGCGCGACCACCCGGCTGGGTCTGCTGACGACGCCGCTGCGCGACCGGTTCGGTATCCCGCTTCGGCTGGAGTTCTATTCTGTCGAGGAACTGACCTCGATCGTGACGCGCGGCGCCTCGCTGATGGGCATGGGCGTGACGCCGGAGGGCGCCGTGGAGATCGCCCGGCGGGCGCGGGGCACGCCGCGGATTGCCGGACGCCTGCTCCGGCGCGTCCGGGATTTCGCCATCGTCGGCGGATCGGACACCATCGACCGGGCGCTGGCCGACCAGTCGCTCACCCGGCTCGACGTGGACAGCGCCGGCCTCGACGCCCTCGACCGTCGCTACATGCGGGTCATTGCCGAGAGCTTTTCCGGCGGTCCGGTCGGCATCGAGACGATCGCGGCGGCCCTGTCGGAGCCGCGCGACGCCATCGAGGACATCGTCGAGCCCTATCTCATCCAGCAGGGCTTCGTTCAGCGCACGCCGCGCGGACGCGCCATGACACCTGCCGCCTACGCCCATCTCGGGCTTTCCCCCCCTGCCCGACTTCCCTCCGAGCAGATCGGCCTTTTCGGGGGCTCCGACGGCTGA
- a CDS encoding BCCT family transporter: MSNVKEYLKEHTNPPVFIFSAIMVLAFVGWGVIAPGNLGTVADTIKSWISTVFGWWYLLAVSGFLIFAIVLLVTPYGSIKLGKAEEEPEWSTFGWFSMLFTAGMGIGLVFYGVAEPIFHYTAPPNADPQTAAAARDAMNITFFHWGLHAWAVYIVIGLSLGYFCFRYDLPLRPASALYPLIGDRIYGWIGNVVDILAVFGTLFGLATSLGLGASQISAGLSTIFGTPDNATVQVLIIGVVTAVAVTSVMAGLNKGVRRLSVVNLWLAIFLAAAVFIAGPTLFILQFMVGSTGHYLQHLPETSLRMFVFDEEAADWLSAWTLFYWGWWIAWSPFVGMFIARISRGRTIRQFVAGCLLAPTGASIVWFTIFGGSAIKYIRDGNGAEALIDAGTNDALFVLLEQLPMASVWITVLAALGIVVVAIFFATSSDSGSLVVDMLTNGGDPNPIWQQRMFWAILEGVVAAVLLVAGSMTDGNPLVALQTAAITSGLPFSIVIALMCWGLIRQLRFERAGIHKVDEKVTPRHGSSSYQPAPAVGRES; encoded by the coding sequence ATGTCCAATGTCAAGGAATACTTGAAGGAACACACCAACCCGCCTGTATTCATATTCTCGGCGATCATGGTTCTTGCCTTCGTCGGCTGGGGTGTGATCGCGCCGGGCAATCTCGGCACCGTGGCGGATACGATCAAATCCTGGATCTCGACCGTGTTCGGCTGGTGGTATCTGCTGGCCGTGAGCGGCTTCCTGATCTTCGCCATCGTGCTGCTGGTGACGCCCTACGGCTCGATCAAGCTCGGCAAGGCGGAGGAGGAGCCGGAGTGGAGCACCTTCGGCTGGTTCTCCATGCTGTTCACCGCCGGCATGGGCATCGGGCTCGTGTTCTACGGGGTGGCCGAACCGATCTTCCATTACACGGCCCCACCCAACGCGGATCCGCAGACCGCCGCAGCCGCCCGTGACGCCATGAACATCACGTTCTTCCACTGGGGCCTGCATGCCTGGGCGGTCTATATCGTCATCGGCCTATCGCTGGGCTATTTCTGCTTCCGGTATGATCTTCCGCTCAGGCCGGCGTCGGCGCTCTATCCGCTGATCGGCGATCGGATCTACGGCTGGATCGGCAACGTGGTGGACATCCTGGCCGTGTTCGGCACCCTGTTCGGTCTCGCCACGTCGCTGGGGCTGGGTGCGAGCCAGATCAGCGCCGGACTCTCCACGATCTTCGGCACCCCCGACAACGCCACCGTCCAGGTGCTGATCATCGGCGTCGTCACAGCGGTCGCGGTCACCTCGGTGATGGCCGGGCTGAACAAGGGTGTCCGCCGGCTCTCCGTCGTCAATCTGTGGCTTGCCATTTTCCTGGCGGCGGCCGTGTTCATCGCTGGTCCCACGCTGTTCATCCTGCAGTTCATGGTGGGCAGCACCGGGCACTATCTGCAGCACCTCCCCGAAACGAGCCTGAGGATGTTCGTCTTCGACGAGGAGGCCGCAGACTGGCTGTCCGCCTGGACGCTGTTCTACTGGGGCTGGTGGATCGCCTGGTCGCCGTTCGTGGGCATGTTCATCGCCCGCATTTCCCGCGGCCGCACGATCCGGCAGTTTGTCGCGGGCTGCCTGCTGGCGCCCACCGGCGCGTCGATCGTCTGGTTCACCATCTTCGGCGGCTCGGCCATCAAGTACATCCGGGACGGCAACGGCGCCGAGGCGCTGATCGACGCTGGGACCAACGACGCCCTGTTCGTGCTCCTGGAACAACTTCCGATGGCGTCGGTCTGGATCACGGTCCTGGCTGCACTCGGAATCGTCGTTGTCGCGATCTTCTTCGCCACCTCGTCCGATTCCGGCTCGCTGGTGGTCGACATGCTGACCAATGGCGGCGATCCGAACCCGATCTGGCAGCAGCGCATGTTCTGGGCGATCCTCGAGGGCGTGGTCGCGGCCGTGCTCCTGGTCGCCGGCTCGATGACAGACGGAAATCCGCTCGTGGCCCTGCAGACCGCCGCCATCACGTCCGGACTGCCCTTCTCCATCGTCATCGCCCTGATGTGCTGGGGGCTGATCCGGCAGCTCAGGTTCGAGCGTGCGGGCATCCACAAGGTGGATGAAAAGGTTACTCCCCGCCACGGGAGCAGCTCGTATCAGCCGGCGCCCGCCGTCGGACGGGAGAGCTGA
- the gcvPB gene encoding aminomethyl-transferring glycine dehydrogenase subunit GcvPB yields MMNQQGRPTRAEEAVSSADPQTFTGNAALDIEEPLIFEIGRSETTGVDLPEPAPVKSRLGKHARSNPVALPGLTEPETMRHYVRLSRQNYAIDLGIYPLGSCTMKHNPRLNEKAARLPGFADIHPLQPASTVEGAVELMAELSRWLLEMTGMSAVALSPKAGAHGELCGMMAIKAALAARGETRTKVLVPESAHGTNPATAALLGYKVEPIPAREDGTVDVAAVRERLSEDVAAIMLTNPNTCGLFERDIVEIAEAVHEVGAYFYGDGANFNAIMGKVRPGDLGIDAMHINLHKTFSTPHGGGGPGAGPVVLSDKLAPYAPLPYLRTEDGKPVLVEDPGETETGAKPFGRLTAFHGQMGMYVRALAYMMSHGGDGLRQAAEDAVLSANYLKARLGDVMTVAYPERPAMHEVLFSDAFLEGTGVTTLDFAKAMIDEGFHPMTMYFPLVVHGAMLIEPTESESRASLDLFAATLRDLAMAAGRGETDRFAGTPRFAPRRRLDETRAARSPSLKWTKPEPRPIEPAEAAE; encoded by the coding sequence ATGATGAACCAGCAGGGTCGTCCGACCCGCGCGGAAGAGGCGGTCAGCTCCGCCGATCCGCAGACCTTCACCGGGAATGCCGCGCTCGACATCGAGGAGCCGCTGATCTTCGAGATCGGGCGGTCCGAGACCACCGGTGTCGACCTGCCTGAGCCGGCGCCGGTGAAGAGCCGTCTCGGCAAGCACGCACGCTCCAATCCGGTCGCGCTGCCCGGCCTGACCGAGCCTGAGACCATGCGCCACTATGTGCGCCTGTCGCGGCAGAACTACGCGATCGATCTCGGCATATACCCGCTCGGATCGTGCACCATGAAGCACAATCCGCGGCTGAACGAGAAGGCTGCCCGTCTGCCGGGTTTCGCCGACATCCATCCGCTGCAGCCGGCCTCGACTGTCGAAGGCGCGGTGGAGCTGATGGCGGAGCTCTCCCGCTGGCTTCTGGAGATGACCGGCATGTCGGCGGTGGCGCTGTCGCCGAAGGCCGGCGCCCATGGCGAACTGTGCGGCATGATGGCCATCAAGGCCGCGCTCGCCGCCCGTGGCGAGACCCGGACAAAGGTGCTCGTTCCGGAATCCGCGCACGGCACCAACCCGGCGACGGCCGCTCTGCTCGGCTACAAGGTGGAGCCGATCCCCGCGCGCGAGGATGGCACCGTGGACGTGGCGGCCGTCCGGGAGCGTCTTTCTGAAGACGTCGCCGCGATCATGCTCACCAATCCGAACACGTGCGGGCTGTTCGAGCGCGACATCGTGGAGATCGCCGAGGCGGTGCACGAGGTCGGCGCCTATTTCTACGGCGACGGCGCCAACTTCAACGCGATCATGGGCAAGGTGCGGCCGGGCGATCTCGGCATCGACGCCATGCACATCAACCTGCACAAAACCTTCTCGACGCCCCACGGCGGCGGTGGGCCGGGTGCCGGTCCGGTGGTGCTGTCCGACAAGCTCGCGCCGTACGCGCCGCTTCCCTACCTGCGCACCGAGGACGGCAAGCCGGTGCTGGTGGAGGATCCCGGCGAGACCGAGACCGGTGCGAAACCGTTCGGGCGCCTGACCGCCTTCCACGGCCAGATGGGCATGTATGTCCGCGCGCTCGCCTACATGATGTCCCACGGCGGCGACGGTCTGCGCCAGGCGGCCGAGGATGCGGTGCTTTCGGCGAACTATCTGAAGGCCCGGCTCGGCGACGTGATGACCGTGGCCTATCCGGAACGGCCGGCAATGCACGAGGTGCTCTTCTCCGACGCGTTCCTGGAGGGAACCGGAGTGACGACCCTCGACTTCGCCAAGGCGATGATCGACGAGGGCTTCCATCCGATGACCATGTATTTCCCGCTGGTCGTCCACGGTGCGATGCTGATCGAGCCGACGGAATCGGAAAGCCGCGCCAGCCTCGATCTGTTCGCCGCGACCCTGCGGGATCTCGCGATGGCGGCCGGTCGCGGCGAGACCGACCGCTTCGCCGGCACGCCCCGCTTCGCGCCGCGCAGGCGCCTCGACGAAACCCGTGCGGCGCGCAGTCCGAGCCTCAAATGGACGAAGCCAGAGCCCCGGCCGATCGAGCCGGCCGAAGCCGCGGAATAG
- the gcvPA gene encoding aminomethyl-transferring glycine dehydrogenase subunit GcvPA produces the protein MRYLPLTDSDRADMLAAIGVETIDDLFVDIPDDKRVDGALQLPSHRPEMAVETALKRLAARNVPADSVPFFVGAGAYKHHVPATVDHLIQRSEFLTSYTPYQPEISQGTLQVLFEFQTQVAELTGMEVANASMYDGSTATAEAVLMANRVTKRRKAVLAGGLHPHYRAVVETTVGMADDALVLLDPDPSGTEDVISAIDEETACVVVQCPSFYGHLIDLKPIAEAAHAKGALLVAVFTEVVALAAIEPPGAQGADIVVGEGQSIGNPLTFGGPYVGLFATRQKFLRQMPGRVCGETVDADGERGFVLTLSTREQHIRRDKATSNICTNSGLCALAFTIHATLLGGTGLTRLAAVNHAQTVKLVERLEDVRGVEVLNDTFFNEVTLRVDRDAAAVIEDLAERGVLAGVPVSRLLPSAGLDDLIVAAVTECVSDDDIEAFATTLAEVL, from the coding sequence ATGCGCTATCTCCCACTGACCGATAGCGATCGCGCCGACATGCTGGCCGCGATCGGAGTCGAGACCATCGACGACCTGTTTGTCGACATTCCAGACGACAAGCGCGTCGACGGGGCGCTGCAGCTCCCGTCGCACCGTCCCGAAATGGCGGTGGAGACCGCGCTGAAGCGGCTCGCCGCGCGCAATGTCCCGGCGGACTCGGTTCCGTTCTTCGTCGGCGCGGGTGCCTACAAGCATCACGTGCCCGCCACCGTCGACCATCTGATCCAGCGTTCGGAGTTTCTGACCTCCTACACGCCCTATCAGCCCGAGATCAGCCAGGGCACGCTTCAGGTCCTGTTCGAGTTCCAGACCCAGGTCGCCGAACTGACCGGCATGGAGGTGGCGAACGCTTCCATGTACGACGGCTCCACGGCGACCGCCGAGGCGGTGCTGATGGCCAACCGGGTGACCAAGCGGCGCAAGGCCGTTCTCGCCGGCGGCCTGCATCCGCACTACCGCGCCGTCGTTGAGACCACCGTCGGCATGGCCGACGACGCGCTCGTCCTGCTGGATCCGGATCCGTCCGGTACGGAGGACGTCATCTCCGCGATCGACGAGGAGACCGCCTGCGTCGTGGTCCAGTGTCCGTCCTTCTACGGTCATCTGATCGACCTGAAGCCGATCGCCGAAGCCGCCCACGCCAAGGGCGCGCTGCTGGTCGCCGTCTTCACCGAGGTCGTGGCCCTTGCGGCCATCGAGCCGCCCGGCGCCCAGGGCGCCGACATCGTCGTCGGCGAGGGCCAGTCGATCGGCAATCCGCTGACGTTCGGGGGCCCCTATGTCGGGCTCTTCGCGACGCGCCAGAAATTCCTCCGGCAGATGCCGGGCCGGGTCTGCGGCGAGACGGTCGATGCCGACGGCGAACGCGGCTTCGTGCTGACGCTCTCCACCCGCGAGCAGCACATCCGCCGGGACAAGGCGACCTCGAACATCTGCACCAACTCGGGTCTGTGCGCGCTGGCGTTCACGATTCATGCGACGCTCCTGGGCGGGACCGGGCTGACCCGGCTGGCTGCGGTCAATCACGCCCAAACGGTGAAGCTTGTCGAGCGCCTCGAGGACGTTCGCGGCGTGGAGGTCCTGAACGACACCTTCTTCAACGAGGTCACGCTCCGGGTCGACCGGGACGCGGCCGCGGTGATCGAGGATCTCGCCGAACGCGGCGTTCTGGCCGGGGTGCCGGTGTCGCGGCTGCTGCCGTCCGCCGGCCTCGACGATCTGATCGTTGCCGCCGTCACCGAATGCGTCTCCGATGACGACATCGAGGCGTTTGCGACCACGCTTGCGGAGGTCCTTTGA
- the gcvH gene encoding glycine cleavage system protein GcvH, translating to MAKRFTEDHEWLDIEGDVATVGITNYAQSQLGDVVFVELPEVGKTVAKGDEAAVVESVKAASEVYAPVSGEIVEVNTALPDAPDTVNSAPEAGGWFMKIRFADEAEVANLMDETAYKTFLDTL from the coding sequence ATGGCAAAGCGCTTTACCGAAGATCACGAATGGCTCGACATCGAGGGTGATGTCGCGACCGTCGGCATCACCAACTACGCCCAGTCCCAGCTCGGCGACGTCGTGTTCGTGGAGCTTCCCGAGGTGGGCAAGACCGTTGCCAAGGGCGACGAGGCGGCGGTCGTGGAATCGGTGAAGGCAGCCTCCGAAGTCTACGCGCCGGTGTCTGGCGAGATCGTCGAGGTCAACACGGCGCTGCCCGATGCGCCGGACACGGTGAACTCGGCTCCGGAAGCCGGCGGCTGGTTCATGAAGATCCGCTTCGCCGACGAGGCCGAGGTCGCCAATCTCATGGACGAGACGGCCTACAAGACCTTCCTCGACACGCTTTGA